From Anaerohalosphaera lusitana, one genomic window encodes:
- a CDS encoding DUF5703 domain-containing protein, which yields MSAPESVTAAKAGLFDPAVMNESFEESELSSGSWSQGVGNPWSVFGTPGRLFTVYQGGGYPNAAMGSQFIDGYDYTIYQQIGTYTSDTDLQVEAWYGPRVDDSAELTVALLAGPAYADAKIIAAKTLTAASKINKFTIDFNTVTQGTTGDPLFLQVSGDPKRYGNLDFIQVHTDAPTISRTNVKAQPVKTEFSDDLRQLIGDYNTVFDSPSQDETGNVPLGNGNVGMNLWVEEDGDLLFYVSRNDAWAEAMTLYKLGRIRLSLNPNPFRTGYPYRQELKLIDGRCDIEAGREGQKVSLSVLVDSDSPTIYVKAECEVPTMVTTSIYNWRIGNRRDMHEPMNSISSWTFAGAPDSVEMYESADQSDWISEPGVITTWHRNEDSIVPLAVKWQHMEDYADIINDPFKDNTFGMRVSLDSEAGAQVIAHNMIRNKKTDKNFTLRVTTHAAQTPTLEEWQTQIRKLAATAPSPETAIDRTSKWWNDYWNRSWIFISDNSGTDKSAFEVTRAYVLGKFQYACQMRSKYAAHFQGGIFTVDPKIAWYGPDPRDTGATPDYRFYGTDYWWQNVRFMYLPQMAQGSFDFMKPFFSLYLDKAEIFKARAKQYYNAEGIYFQECMSEFGLPAMRNFGWGAEEYSEGYTRNIWQQALEYGVVLLDYCRYTENTEFLKSKVIPWCTESLRFYDTRFPKDDDGRIRITPTHAVETYWVDVVNDQPSVAGLHYICRRLLALPANVTTDEDREYWKKIQASLPPIPKRKLDGRTFPDNAESYNPQRFNFEAPDLYTVFPFRIYGLDITDQPIEEARYAWKKMPNPGHSCWYQTGILAARLGLTKGAKEDVVIRSRTRMVRTDTLVRPLPEFRFPGYMGSPHDWCPDHDGPGNMMSTLQEMLLQNTDDGKMLLLPAWPKEWDVKFKLHAAQNTVIEGTCKNGQIEDLQVTPKERLKDVVFSSSEMSE from the coding sequence TTGAGTGCACCTGAAAGTGTTACGGCTGCAAAGGCCGGGCTTTTCGATCCAGCAGTAATGAATGAAAGCTTTGAGGAATCTGAATTATCCTCCGGGAGCTGGAGTCAGGGGGTTGGAAATCCCTGGTCCGTTTTTGGAACTCCCGGCCGGCTGTTCACAGTTTACCAGGGCGGAGGCTACCCGAATGCGGCAATGGGCAGTCAGTTCATCGATGGGTACGATTATACTATATACCAGCAGATCGGCACGTATACTTCGGATACTGATCTTCAAGTTGAGGCATGGTATGGCCCGCGGGTTGATGACTCAGCCGAGTTGACAGTTGCATTATTAGCTGGCCCGGCATATGCTGATGCTAAGATAATTGCGGCTAAAACTCTCACAGCAGCCAGTAAAATCAACAAGTTTACCATCGACTTCAATACAGTTACGCAGGGAACTACCGGCGATCCGCTGTTCCTGCAGGTTTCTGGTGATCCCAAGAGATATGGCAACCTGGACTTTATTCAGGTTCACACTGATGCTCCGACCATTTCAAGGACAAACGTCAAAGCACAGCCTGTTAAAACAGAGTTCAGCGACGATCTTAGGCAACTGATAGGTGATTACAACACCGTCTTCGACTCGCCGTCGCAGGATGAGACAGGCAATGTGCCGCTGGGTAACGGTAATGTTGGCATGAATCTCTGGGTGGAAGAAGACGGAGACCTGCTCTTCTATGTCTCGCGTAATGACGCCTGGGCCGAAGCGATGACACTTTACAAGCTCGGCCGGATACGATTGAGTCTCAATCCAAACCCCTTTAGAACGGGCTATCCATATCGCCAGGAACTCAAGCTTATTGATGGCCGCTGTGATATAGAGGCCGGCAGAGAAGGGCAGAAGGTTTCACTTTCGGTTCTGGTGGACAGCGATTCTCCAACGATCTACGTTAAAGCCGAATGTGAGGTGCCTACTATGGTTACAACCTCAATCTATAACTGGCGTATCGGAAATCGCCGCGATATGCACGAACCAATGAACAGCATAAGCAGTTGGACGTTTGCCGGTGCCCCCGACTCCGTGGAGATGTACGAATCAGCGGACCAGAGCGACTGGATATCCGAACCCGGCGTTATAACTACTTGGCACCGCAATGAGGATTCCATCGTGCCACTCGCCGTTAAGTGGCAGCACATGGAGGATTATGCAGATATTATCAATGACCCATTTAAAGACAATACCTTCGGCATGCGTGTATCTCTCGATTCTGAAGCAGGCGCACAGGTTATCGCCCACAACATGATTCGAAACAAAAAAACCGATAAGAATTTCACACTTCGTGTCACAACTCATGCCGCCCAGACTCCGACCCTTGAAGAATGGCAAACCCAGATCCGTAAACTGGCCGCCACTGCACCTTCCCCTGAAACTGCGATCGACCGGACAAGCAAATGGTGGAACGATTATTGGAACCGTTCCTGGATATTTATTTCCGACAACAGCGGGACCGACAAATCAGCTTTTGAAGTTACCCGTGCATATGTCCTGGGCAAGTTTCAGTACGCCTGTCAGATGCGTTCAAAATATGCAGCTCACTTCCAGGGCGGCATATTCACTGTAGATCCTAAAATCGCATGGTACGGCCCTGATCCCAGAGATACCGGTGCCACCCCCGATTACCGCTTTTATGGAACTGACTACTGGTGGCAGAACGTCAGATTCATGTACCTGCCGCAGATGGCGCAGGGCAGTTTCGACTTTATGAAGCCTTTCTTTTCACTTTACCTGGACAAGGCCGAAATTTTTAAGGCCCGGGCCAAACAATACTACAACGCTGAGGGCATCTACTTTCAGGAATGTATGAGCGAGTTTGGCTTGCCCGCAATGCGTAACTTCGGCTGGGGTGCTGAGGAATACAGCGAAGGTTACACACGCAACATATGGCAGCAGGCCCTGGAATACGGAGTTGTTCTTCTGGATTACTGCCGCTACACTGAGAATACTGAGTTTCTCAAGAGCAAGGTAATTCCATGGTGCACCGAATCATTGCGGTTTTATGATACGCGATTTCCAAAGGATGATGACGGTCGCATTCGTATCACCCCTACGCATGCCGTCGAAACCTACTGGGTTGATGTCGTCAATGATCAGCCTTCGGTTGCCGGTCTTCATTACATATGCAGAAGGCTTTTGGCTCTGCCTGCCAATGTCACAACCGATGAGGACCGCGAGTATTGGAAGAAAATACAGGCTTCTCTGCCGCCAATTCCCAAACGCAAGCTCGACGGCCGAACCTTTCCTGATAATGCTGAGTCGTACAACCCCCAGCGTTTTAACTTCGAAGCTCCGGATCTCTATACCGTCTTTCCTTTCCGGATCTACGGCCTTGACATCACCGATCAGCCCATTGAGGAGGCTCGCTATGCATGGAAGAAGATGCCCAATCCTGGGCACTCATGCTGGTACCAGACAGGTATCCTTGCAGCCCGTCTCGGTCTGACCAAAGGTGCAAAAGAGGATGTAGTTATCCGCAGCCGTACTCGCATGGTTAGAACCGATACGCTGGTAAGGCCTTTGCCTGAATTCCGCTTTCCCGGTTACATGGGATCGCCTCACGACTGGTGCCCCGATCATGATGGTCCAGGCAACATGATGTCGACGCTTCAGGAAATGCTTTTGCAGAATACAGATGATGGCAAAATGTTGCTGCTGCCCGCCTGGCCCAAAGAATGGGATGTCAAATTTAAACTGCACGCAGCTCAAAATACGGTTATAGAAGGAACATGTAAAAACGGCCAAATCGAGGATCTGCAGGTGACCCCAAAAGAGAGGCTAAAGGACGTGGTTTTCTCATCCTCTGAGATGTCCGAATAG
- a CDS encoding helix-turn-helix transcriptional regulator: protein MSLHSVWYVDADNSYIIKPNAGSGKVALRTLTGSGTVIYKDGRVLSPDANSLLFFDFAEIAEYRCVDKKWRFWWFEFDTHDVFEFVMDQTFTVLPIPDEGERLNQIFLSLHSYGAAYSKLATAGFCYLLYEYGLNHQIRQQNEPYLDCVNKIITLMNERLERPLTVSEMADAANMSDRNFRKIFKRITGRSPKIFYNKLRMQHARDLLRRGYSVSRVSHLLGFSSPFCFSNAYKEHFGLRPSDTVEK, encoded by the coding sequence ATGAGTCTGCACAGCGTCTGGTATGTTGATGCTGATAACAGCTACATCATAAAACCAAACGCCGGTAGTGGAAAAGTTGCCCTCCGTACATTGACCGGTAGCGGAACTGTCATTTATAAAGACGGTAGAGTACTCAGCCCGGATGCAAATTCACTGCTTTTTTTTGATTTTGCTGAAATTGCAGAGTACAGGTGTGTTGATAAAAAATGGCGGTTCTGGTGGTTTGAATTCGACACCCACGATGTATTTGAGTTTGTAATGGATCAAACATTTACGGTCCTACCCATTCCCGACGAAGGTGAAAGGCTGAACCAGATTTTTTTATCCCTGCACTCGTATGGCGCGGCGTACAGCAAGCTTGCGACCGCGGGTTTCTGTTATCTTCTCTATGAATATGGATTGAACCATCAGATCAGACAGCAGAACGAGCCGTATCTTGACTGCGTTAACAAGATAATCACTTTGATGAACGAAAGGCTGGAAAGACCTTTGACAGTGTCTGAGATGGCAGATGCTGCGAACATGAGCGATCGCAACTTTCGCAAGATTTTCAAACGCATTACCGGCAGAAGCCCAAAGATATTCTACAACAAACTGCGGATGCAGCACGCAAGAGATCTTCTCAGGAGGGGGTATTCGGTTAGCAGGGTTTCTCATCTACTCGGGTTTTCAAGCCCGTTTTGTTTCAGTAACGCATACAAAGAGCATTTCGGATTGCGACCTTCAGATACAGTTGAAAAGTAA
- a CDS encoding LamG-like jellyroll fold domain-containing protein, whose protein sequence is MMKKIRMLAILFGITAMLGTAQAGLFDPPVQNESFEQPALSPGGWFTGAQDWIYSGYIFTVYGGGYPEAVKGNQIIDGYGYTIAQQIGTYDPDTDLIVEAWYGSRNSSASDFTISLLTGPDYADANSVAATTITGNDTISQYIVELNTGTGGVAGEPLYLQVAVNGQFYSNIDYVQVFSKSPTSPVPANGANSVPVDQVFSWTSTIAGPNDTYDVYMTDADGTELIFRENVSTTEYAPASNLVENADYSWQVVRREPNSVEDILYPSSVWQFTTKSPATIVDDPADTLVDAGATATFSVTASAATSYQWKKDGIAISDTAGVYAGTNTDTLSVLDVQQDDEGSYTCYASNAYGGEESGAAILSIKRLKAHWDFEGDLTDEVEGIVCTPTGSPAFVTGVVGSSAISFDGSSFVVADIPTYFNFFDSGLTVNAWIKVSTDQSYKTYLAKDASYWMNASGDWSAFASTGAGALGASAGAGATEDNEWHLTTLTYDAPTTTFKYYFDGEFMGDFVTTPQTDNYNSPLTMGAASSAGAGKYTGLLDDVKIYNYPRTDAEIAQDYLGIMTTKVICVDSSLLTYDFNNDCEVNLADFAEFASQWLNCSRIAGVDSGFGSCN, encoded by the coding sequence ATGATGAAGAAGATTCGAATGCTCGCAATATTGTTTGGTATAACTGCCATGCTCGGCACGGCTCAGGCAGGACTCTTTGATCCGCCTGTTCAGAACGAAAGTTTTGAACAGCCAGCGTTGTCACCTGGCGGATGGTTTACTGGTGCTCAGGACTGGATCTACTCAGGATATATTTTTACCGTTTACGGCGGTGGGTATCCGGAGGCAGTAAAGGGAAACCAGATAATTGACGGGTATGGCTATACTATCGCCCAGCAGATCGGCACGTATGACCCTGATACCGACCTTATAGTCGAAGCATGGTACGGATCGCGAAACAGCAGTGCTTCCGATTTTACAATATCACTGCTTACAGGCCCTGACTACGCCGATGCAAACTCAGTTGCCGCCACCACTATTACTGGTAATGACACGATCAGCCAATATATCGTGGAATTGAACACGGGCACAGGTGGCGTTGCCGGTGAACCTCTATATCTGCAGGTTGCGGTTAACGGACAATTTTATTCAAATATTGACTACGTCCAGGTATTTTCAAAATCTCCTACCAGTCCCGTTCCCGCAAACGGCGCGAACTCTGTCCCGGTGGACCAGGTCTTCTCGTGGACTTCGACTATTGCCGGCCCGAATGACACATATGATGTCTACATGACCGACGCGGACGGGACAGAGCTGATCTTCCGCGAAAATGTTTCGACGACCGAATACGCACCAGCTTCCAACCTGGTGGAGAATGCCGACTACAGCTGGCAGGTCGTTCGCCGGGAACCCAACAGCGTTGAGGATATTCTTTACCCCAGTTCGGTTTGGCAGTTCACCACAAAAAGCCCCGCAACAATAGTTGATGATCCGGCAGACACGCTGGTTGACGCAGGAGCTACGGCGACGTTCTCGGTTACGGCTTCGGCTGCCACCAGTTATCAATGGAAAAAGGATGGCATTGCAATTTCGGATACAGCGGGCGTTTATGCGGGCACCAATACGGATACCTTGTCAGTTCTGGATGTACAACAAGATGATGAAGGTAGCTATACCTGTTACGCAAGCAATGCGTACGGCGGCGAGGAATCCGGAGCTGCTATCCTTTCTATAAAGCGGCTCAAGGCGCACTGGGACTTTGAAGGCGATCTTACCGATGAAGTCGAAGGCATAGTCTGTACCCCCACCGGCAGCCCAGCTTTTGTTACTGGTGTTGTAGGCAGCAGCGCTATAAGTTTTGACGGGTCGTCCTTTGTCGTGGCGGACATTCCTACCTACTTCAACTTCTTCGATTCCGGCCTTACCGTCAACGCCTGGATCAAAGTCAGCACCGACCAGAGCTATAAAACATATCTTGCAAAAGACGCTTCATACTGGATGAATGCAAGTGGTGATTGGAGCGCATTTGCTTCGACCGGTGCCGGTGCTCTAGGTGCCAGTGCAGGTGCAGGCGCGACAGAGGACAACGAGTGGCATCTTACGACTTTGACCTATGACGCCCCAACTACTACGTTCAAGTACTACTTTGATGGTGAATTCATGGGTGACTTCGTTACGACTCCCCAGACAGACAATTATAACAGTCCGCTGACCATGGGGGCCGCAAGTTCCGCCGGCGCAGGTAAGTACACCGGCCTTCTCGATGATGTGAAGATTTACAATTACCCCAGAACCGATGCAGAAATCGCCCAGGACTACCTTGGGATTATGACAACAAAGGTAATCTGCGTAGATTCATCACTGCTGACCTATGACTTCAATAACGACTGTGAAGTGAATCTTGCTGATTTTGCAGAATTTGCCTCTCAATGGCTCAACTGCAGCCGAATCGCTGGCGTTGACAGCGGCTTTGGCAGCTGCAACTAA